In Romboutsia lituseburensis, a genomic segment contains:
- the mraY gene encoding phospho-N-acetylmuramoyl-pentapeptide-transferase, which produces MMLGITELTYTSMISFLIVVILGPIFIPMLTKFKFGQTVRDDGPKTHLAKNGTPTMGGILMIVAILVTGLTRSKVGPDMMVGLISIVGFGLVGFIDDFIIIKKRRSLGLKPWQKIVLQFALALYISYYQYTSSPSASQLVIPFTDAVINLGTLYVPIMTFIIVGIVNAVNLTDGLDGLASGVTLIVSTFFMLLASSVTVNPDVAVLAAATVGACLGFLGFNSYPAKIFMGDTGSMALGGAVVAFSVLTNSILLIPLVGGIYFAEAISVILQVGSFKLRKKRIFKMAPIHHHFEQCGWPETRVVFIFWITTVILAWIGIIAIF; this is translated from the coding sequence ATTATGTTAGGAATAACAGAACTTACTTATACATCAATGATTTCATTTCTAATAGTAGTTATATTAGGCCCAATATTTATACCTATGTTAACTAAATTTAAATTCGGTCAAACCGTTAGAGACGATGGACCCAAAACACATTTAGCTAAAAATGGAACACCTACTATGGGTGGAATATTAATGATAGTAGCTATATTAGTTACAGGACTTACTAGAAGCAAAGTTGGTCCAGATATGATGGTAGGATTAATATCAATTGTAGGATTTGGTTTAGTAGGGTTTATAGATGACTTTATAATAATAAAGAAAAGAAGATCATTGGGATTAAAGCCATGGCAAAAAATAGTGCTTCAATTTGCTTTAGCTTTATATATATCATATTATCAATATACATCGTCACCAAGTGCATCACAACTTGTGATACCATTTACTGACGCTGTTATAAATTTAGGAACATTATATGTTCCAATAATGACATTCATAATAGTGGGAATAGTTAATGCAGTAAACTTAACAGATGGATTAGATGGTTTAGCATCAGGAGTAACATTAATAGTATCAACATTCTTTATGCTACTTGCATCATCTGTAACAGTAAATCCGGATGTTGCAGTATTAGCAGCAGCTACTGTAGGAGCTTGTCTAGGATTTTTAGGATTTAATTCTTATCCAGCTAAGATATTTATGGGTGATACGGGTTCTATGGCACTAGGTGGTGCTGTTGTTGCATTCTCTGTATTAACGAACTCAATATTATTAATACCTTTAGTTGGAGGTATATATTTTGCAGAAGCTATCTCAGTAATACTTCAAGTAGGTTCTTTCAAATTAAGAAAGAAAAGAATATTTAAAATGGCACCAATACATCACCATTTTGAACAATGTGGATGGCCAGAAACAAGAGTTGTTTTCATATTCTGGATAACTACTGTAATATTAGCATGGATAGGTATAATAGCAATATTCTAA
- a CDS encoding UDP-N-acetylmuramoyl-tripeptide--D-alanyl-D-alanine ligase yields the protein MKSLTIKELVLATKGNLVIGNENDLVNDVVIDSRLANKDNVFVAIVGENLDGHQFIKSAYENGCKTFIKNESSGINLDSSDINLIEVKDSEIAVGDIGKYYKSKFDIPYIGITGSVGKTTTRDMVFATVSSKLNTLKNEGNLNNQLGVPLTLFNLNEYHECAVIEMGMSGFNEIEYLANIVNPKIGVISNIGLSHIENLGSQEGILKAKMEITTNFDSSSTLVVNGDDKFLSTLKDQNHLFKLQTFGFSKENDIYCDRYEMTEDSITFICIMDGKEEEIFIPTVGEHNVYNAMAAILVGRSLGLSLDEIKSGLRNFKATKMRLDILKTDKFTIINDAYNASPDSMKAALKILGRYKSRRVAVLGDMFEMGEHAEYGHRLVGESIINNTDVLLTIGNDSNFIGKESEKLGFNKENIHHFSTKEDAINEIDNLLKDEDVILVKASRGMKLEKIVEYLNK from the coding sequence ATGACGTTGTTATAGATAGTAGACTTGCAAATAAAGATAATGTATTTGTAGCTATAGTAGGAGAAAACTTAGATGGACATCAATTTATAAAGTCTGCTTATGAAAATGGATGCAAAACTTTTATAAAAAATGAAAGTAGTGGCATAAATTTAGATAGTTCGGACATAAATTTAATAGAAGTCAAAGATAGCGAGATTGCTGTTGGAGATATAGGTAAATATTACAAATCTAAATTTGATATACCATATATAGGGATAACAGGAAGTGTAGGAAAAACTACGACAAGAGATATGGTTTTTGCAACTGTAAGTTCTAAACTTAATACTTTAAAAAATGAAGGAAATTTAAATAATCAATTAGGTGTTCCTTTAACATTATTTAACTTAAATGAATATCATGAGTGTGCAGTAATAGAAATGGGCATGTCAGGATTTAATGAAATTGAATATTTAGCAAATATAGTTAATCCTAAAATTGGTGTAATATCAAATATAGGTTTATCTCATATTGAAAATTTAGGTTCTCAAGAAGGAATTTTAAAAGCCAAAATGGAGATAACAACTAATTTTGATTCTTCAAGTACACTAGTAGTAAATGGGGATGATAAATTTCTATCGACATTAAAAGATCAAAATCATTTATTTAAATTACAAACATTTGGATTTAGTAAAGAAAATGATATATATTGTGATAGATATGAAATGACAGAAGATAGCATTACATTTATATGTATAATGGATGGTAAAGAAGAAGAAATATTTATACCAACAGTAGGAGAACACAATGTATATAATGCTATGGCTGCTATATTAGTTGGAAGAAGTCTTGGACTTTCTCTTGATGAAATAAAATCAGGTTTAAGAAACTTCAAAGCTACAAAAATGAGACTAGATATACTTAAAACTGATAAGTTTACAATAATAAATGATGCATACAATGCTAGCCCTGACTCGATGAAGGCAGCGTTAAAAATTCTTGGAAGATACAAAAGCAGAAGAGTTGCTGTACTTGGAGATATGTTTGAAATGGGTGAGCATGCAGAGTATGGTCATAGATTAGTAGGAGAATCGATTATAAATAATACAGATGTATTGTTAACTATAGGTAATGATTCTAATTTTATAGGAAAAGAATCAGAAAAATTAGGATTTAATAAAGAAAACATACATCATTTTAGTACAAAAGAAGATGCTATTAATGAAATTGATAATTTACTAAAAGATGAAGATGTAATATTAGTAAAGGCATCTAGAGGTATGAAATTAGAAAAAATAGTAGAATATCTAAATAAGTAA